In Herpetosiphonaceae bacterium, the genomic stretch TGTTGCAGTTGTCATCATGATTCTCTGTGTGCCTCGGTAGGTTTAGCGGAGCGATCGGGAATGATTGAGGGACTCACTCACACTCCCAAACTCACGGCTAATCGCCGTTCCCGCGCCGTCAAGCGCGGTCCGAATCGGTTGATCGCGCCGTCCATCGCCGATGATCACCCGCGCAGCACCGGCGTCGAGCGCCTCTGCCGCGCCCAGCAGCTTCTTCTTCATACGGCCCTGCGCCCACTCGGCGGCACGCTCAAGCTCTCCCCGCCCGATCTGCGGCACAAGCGTTGTCTCGTCGGGAAAGCGACGCAGCAGACCGGCGACGTTCGACAGCAGCAGCAGCGTCTCGGCGTGGAGCGCTCCCGCAATCGCCGCCGCCGCCCGATCGCCGTCGACGTTGAGCATCGCGCCCTGCTCGCTGGCCGCCACGGGCGCGACAACCGGCAGATAGCCGCGATCGAGCAGCAGGCCGAGCAGCGCGCCGTC encodes the following:
- a CDS encoding [LysW]-aminoadipate kinase, translated to RTLEIFAMATAAINRTLVERLQALGVNAFGLSGLDGRLIVARRKDAIRVVEGGRQRILRDDWTGTPQQVDGALLGLLLDRGYLPVVAPVAASEQGAMLNVDGDRAAAAIAGALHAETLLLLSNVAGLLRRFPDETTLVPQIGRGELERAAEWAQGRMKKKLLGAAEALDAGAARVIIGDGRRDQPIRTALDGAGTAISREFGSVSESLNHSRSLR